From a region of the Paenibacillus sp. FSL R10-2734 genome:
- a CDS encoding cyclic-di-AMP receptor produces MKLIIAIIQDKDSNRLSSELVKANFRATKLASTGGFLRAGNTTFMIGVEDSQIESVLTVIRNSCKVREQLVTPVTPMSGTTDSYLPLPVEVQVGGATVFVLPVDRFEHY; encoded by the coding sequence ATGAAGTTGATCATTGCAATTATCCAGGATAAAGACAGTAACCGGTTGTCCAGCGAGCTTGTCAAAGCCAATTTCCGTGCTACTAAACTTGCAAGTACAGGTGGTTTTCTACGGGCGGGAAATACGACATTTATGATTGGGGTAGAAGACAGTCAGATTGAATCCGTATTGACCGTAATCCGTAACAGCTGTAAAGTTCGTGAGCAGCTAGTCACTCCGGTAACACCGATGAGTGGAACAACGGATTCGTATTTGCCGCTTCCTGTTGAGGTACAAGTGGGTGGAGCTACTGTATTCGTACTTCCAGTAGATCGTTTTGAACATTATTAA
- the tmk gene encoding dTMP kinase — MGREGFFITLEGGDGSGKTTVLGRVAAYLQNRSMPYRITREPGGIEIAEKIRSIILDPAHTAMDARTEALLYAASRSQHLAEVVEPALREGLTVLCDRFVDSSLVYQGHARGLGMEEVWSINRFAIGDRMPDLTFYLDVDPEIGLSRIAANQEREVNRLDLESLSFHQKVREGYQLLVQANPDRIVVLDANRPIHMVEQDIMRTLEERVLKGF, encoded by the coding sequence GTGGGAAGAGAAGGTTTCTTCATAACATTAGAAGGGGGCGATGGCTCCGGAAAAACAACGGTACTGGGTAGAGTAGCAGCCTATTTACAGAACCGGTCTATGCCTTATCGAATTACCCGTGAACCTGGTGGCATTGAAATAGCCGAGAAGATTCGCTCGATTATTCTAGACCCTGCTCACACAGCCATGGATGCGCGTACAGAGGCATTGCTATACGCTGCATCAAGAAGTCAACATCTCGCCGAAGTCGTTGAGCCGGCTCTTAGAGAAGGACTTACAGTGCTCTGTGACCGCTTTGTAGACAGCAGTCTTGTTTATCAAGGACATGCGAGAGGACTCGGAATGGAAGAGGTATGGAGTATTAATCGTTTTGCTATTGGGGACCGTATGCCAGATCTAACTTTTTATCTGGATGTAGACCCAGAGATAGGGTTGTCACGGATTGCAGCGAATCAAGAACGGGAAGTGAATCGTCTGGATCTGGAGAGTCTTTCCTTTCATCAGAAGGTTCGCGAAGGCTATCAATTATTAGTCCAGGCCAATCCGGACAGAATAGTAGTTCTGGATGCTAATCGCCCCATTCATATGGTAGAGCAAGATATCATGAGAACACTTGAAGAGAGAGTATTAAAGGGTTTTTAG
- a CDS encoding aminotransferase class I/II-fold pyridoxal phosphate-dependent enzyme, which translates to MLEQYRIMGNISYHVPGHKNGAAYDGDAGAGFLAEVMKYDVTEINGTDDLHHPEGVIKEAQELAADCFGAEESFFLVGGSTAGNLALILTACPEPGMIMILQRNVHKSVIHGLMLAGVRAVFLEPLIDPVSGLAVAPAAEAVKAALAAYPEAAAVLVTMPNYYGMGSDLAPLARICHDSGVPLLVDEAHGAHYGQHPALPAGALACGADGVVQSTHKMLTAMTMGAMLHVQGPRLDRALLRQRLAMVQSSSPSYPMMASLDLARRLLHSRGSDAFTAGLAAVDVLRRGLAELPRFGLVQPAEPLHPNTPPDSMAAYVTQDPFKVVIYDATGVLSGFELQRRLEAKGCVPEMSDDRHVVLLFSLGSRAEDAAKLLQVLQEIDSEEPSESLQSPRLSQSRNISTWNNFDCLQISEPVSFSLKPVSASEIESIDLEHCVGRVAAEMVIPYPPGIPILYPGEVITDQIQRRLAGLAKGGAKFQACADPVLQRIEVYNIQKGGEA; encoded by the coding sequence ATGCTGGAACAATATAGAATTATGGGTAATATATCATATCATGTGCCAGGACATAAAAATGGAGCAGCATATGATGGTGATGCAGGCGCTGGATTCCTAGCTGAGGTTATGAAGTATGATGTTACGGAAATTAACGGCACGGATGACCTTCATCATCCTGAGGGAGTCATCAAGGAAGCTCAAGAGTTGGCAGCAGATTGCTTTGGAGCAGAGGAAAGCTTTTTTCTAGTTGGAGGGAGCACGGCAGGCAATCTGGCTCTTATTCTAACTGCTTGTCCTGAGCCTGGAATGATCATGATTCTTCAACGCAATGTGCATAAGTCAGTCATTCATGGACTGATGTTGGCTGGAGTGCGGGCTGTATTTTTGGAGCCGCTGATTGATCCTGTTAGCGGCTTAGCAGTGGCTCCGGCGGCTGAAGCGGTGAAGGCTGCTCTTGCAGCCTACCCTGAAGCCGCCGCCGTACTTGTTACCATGCCGAATTACTACGGCATGGGCAGTGACCTTGCGCCCCTCGCGCGTATCTGCCACGACAGCGGTGTACCGCTGCTCGTGGATGAGGCGCATGGGGCGCATTATGGGCAGCACCCGGCGCTGCCAGCCGGGGCACTTGCTTGTGGCGCGGACGGCGTAGTGCAGTCCACGCACAAGATGCTCACAGCGATGACCATGGGCGCTATGCTGCATGTCCAAGGGCCGCGGCTCGACCGCGCCCTGCTCCGGCAGCGGCTTGCCATGGTGCAGAGCTCCAGCCCATCATATCCTATGATGGCGTCGCTGGATCTTGCCCGGCGGCTGCTGCACAGCCGGGGCAGCGATGCCTTCACGGCGGGGCTGGCCGCCGTGGACGTCCTGCGGCGCGGGCTCGCGGAGCTGCCGCGCTTCGGGCTGGTGCAGCCAGCGGAGCCGCTGCACCCAAATACGCCGCCTGATTCTATGGCGGCGTACGTGACACAGGACCCCTTCAAAGTCGTCATTTATGACGCCACCGGGGTCCTGAGCGGCTTCGAGCTGCAGCGCAGGCTCGAAGCTAAGGGCTGCGTGCCGGAGATGAGCGATGACCGGCACGTAGTGCTGCTGTTCAGCCTCGGTTCGAGGGCTGAAGATGCTGCTAAGCTACTGCAGGTGCTGCAGGAAATAGATTCGGAGGAACCTTCCGAATCACTGCAGTCCCCACGCTTATCACAATCCCGCAATATTTCCACGTGGAACAATTTTGATTGTTTACAAATCTCAGAGCCCGTCTCCTTCTCATTGAAGCCGGTGTCAGCTAGTGAGATAGAAAGCATTGATCTTGAACATTGCGTGGGGAGAGTAGCAGCGGAGATGGTTATTCCATATCCGCCGGGTATCCCGATATTATACCCGGGTGAAGTAATCACAGATCAGATACAAAGAAGGCTGGCTGGTTTAGCCAAAGGAGGCGCCAAATTTCAGGCTTGTGCTGATCCGGTCTTACAGCGTATTGAGGTATACAACATTCAGAAGGGCGGAGAAGCATAA
- a CDS encoding sigma factor G inhibitor Gin, protein MEQQTGQACIICGQVKEEGIVIVSHFICEECEAEMIRTEAEDAKYRFFIGRMKKIGLQKNA, encoded by the coding sequence ATGGAACAGCAAACCGGGCAAGCTTGTATCATTTGTGGACAGGTAAAAGAGGAAGGTATTGTGATTGTTTCGCATTTTATATGTGAGGAATGTGAGGCTGAGATGATACGTACCGAGGCTGAGGATGCCAAATACCGTTTTTTTATCGGCCGGATGAAGAAGATCGGATTGCAAAAGAACGCTTAA
- a CDS encoding amidohydrolase family protein: MQKEGVRIGFGTDYATPALHGYNLQELDTLIDYGLTRREAWQSATKSAADILGSGNELGQIAEGFIADAVVFKVDPYEAHNANVLRNSIVSVYTGAEEANLI; this comes from the coding sequence ATGCAAAAAGAAGGCGTTCGTATTGGATTCGGTACAGATTATGCCACACCAGCACTACATGGTTATAACCTTCAAGAACTGGATACGTTGATTGATTATGGCTTAACCCGGAGAGAAGCATGGCAGTCTGCGACTAAAAGCGCTGCTGATATTCTGGGAAGCGGTAACGAGCTGGGACAAATTGCGGAAGGTTTTATTGCAGATGCTGTTGTTTTCAAAGTGGATCCATACGAAGCGCACAATGCGAATGTACTTCGAAATAGTATCGTTTCCGTATATACTGGAGCGGAAGAAGCGAATTTAATATAG
- a CDS encoding amidohydrolase family protein — translation MIHKHQELQIFNDIYIAGIEGRRFDVVIKDGYFSSITEAEPHQKETNLTGTDLWISPGIIDLHTHMAWTDFDHADQLKRDTRQIEIMQAQAFEATLRTGVTTVRDAGGILPRTVQHLVQKYQQPLRVQTSSDMLGAADARGLKHLEQRMAQIFDTGAGWIKIMATGGLGTPTEKVVDPIFSEEEFAFIVRNAHAHDKKVLVHTWGGPTIDWSIQAGVESIEHGMFLTEDQAGRLANSGVAFVPTTSIYRIAADPKGVLALSPIICERAARAADSHSKAIHYAKRRRSYWIRYRLCHTSTTWL, via the coding sequence ATGATCCATAAGCACCAAGAGCTACAAATATTCAATGATATTTATATAGCAGGTATCGAAGGCAGACGATTTGATGTTGTAATCAAGGATGGCTATTTTTCATCTATTACTGAAGCGGAGCCGCATCAAAAGGAGACAAATCTTACAGGCACTGACTTATGGATAAGTCCGGGTATTATTGATCTTCATACGCACATGGCTTGGACAGACTTTGACCATGCGGATCAATTGAAGCGCGACACCCGCCAGATCGAAATCATGCAGGCGCAAGCTTTTGAAGCTACTCTTAGAACGGGTGTAACGACTGTGCGTGATGCAGGCGGAATTCTGCCAAGGACAGTGCAACATCTTGTTCAGAAGTATCAGCAACCTCTGAGAGTGCAGACGAGCAGCGATATGCTTGGAGCAGCAGATGCCCGTGGGCTTAAGCATTTGGAACAACGAATGGCGCAAATCTTTGATACAGGAGCGGGCTGGATAAAAATTATGGCCACAGGCGGTCTCGGAACACCTACGGAGAAAGTCGTGGATCCTATTTTTTCCGAAGAAGAGTTTGCATTCATTGTTCGTAATGCACATGCTCACGATAAGAAGGTGTTAGTTCATACCTGGGGAGGACCGACTATAGACTGGTCTATTCAGGCCGGCGTGGAATCTATAGAGCACGGAATGTTTCTGACTGAGGATCAGGCAGGTAGACTAGCTAATTCAGGAGTAGCTTTTGTGCCTACCACATCCATTTATCGTATTGCCGCTGACCCGAAGGGGGTGCTGGCGCTGAGCCCGATCATTTGTGAACGAGCTGCCCGTGCTGCAGATTCGCACTCCAAAGCCATTCATTATGCAAAAAGAAGGCGTTCGTATTGGATTCGGTACAGATTATGCCACACCAGCACTACATGGTTATAA
- a CDS encoding aminotransferase class V-fold PLP-dependent enzyme, with product MVTVEQVASTIKKFKPCALSFVQAEVVTGGSNPAKEIFEIAKEFDLITVTDSVSAVGGEALLVDEWGVDFAVIGAQKALAGPNGVSAVSISPRGWEFLESNEKAPRNSILSLLDLKPSLGGAAAKRVAPNIPTLEARALILALTRIEEEGLQQVIRRHERAAASAVAGIKVLGLEPWQKDSRHYSTLTTTVRISGKQDLQIEQPIGIVAPGDGELFGHLLRINHFGTNADRQSVEEAISTFALLLKQDPDQAIQAVRLAWGE from the coding sequence AACAGGTTGCTTCCACAATTAAAAAGTTTAAACCTTGTGCCCTTTCTTTTGTTCAGGCTGAAGTGGTTACGGGCGGTTCTAATCCTGCTAAAGAAATATTTGAAATTGCAAAGGAATTCGATCTAATTACTGTGACGGACTCTGTTTCAGCGGTTGGGGGAGAGGCTTTACTGGTTGATGAATGGGGAGTTGATTTTGCAGTGATAGGTGCGCAAAAAGCATTGGCTGGACCTAACGGTGTTAGTGCAGTCAGTATTTCACCACGGGGCTGGGAATTTCTCGAGTCAAATGAAAAAGCGCCGCGTAATTCCATTCTGTCCTTGCTGGATCTGAAACCGTCACTGGGTGGTGCAGCGGCTAAACGGGTTGCTCCAAACATTCCAACTCTGGAAGCTAGGGCGCTGATCTTGGCTTTGACACGAATTGAAGAAGAGGGATTGCAGCAAGTGATCAGGCGTCATGAACGGGCTGCTGCTTCTGCTGTAGCTGGTATCAAAGTCTTGGGGCTTGAGCCTTGGCAGAAGGACAGTAGACATTATTCTACGCTAACTACAACGGTTCGGATTTCTGGAAAGCAAGATTTGCAGATCGAACAGCCTATAGGCATTGTGGCTCCCGGAGACGGAGAGTTATTTGGCCATCTACTGCGGATCAACCATTTTGGAACGAATGCTGACCGACAAAGTGTAGAGGAGGCCATATCGACGTTTGCCCTATTGTTGAAACAAGATCCTGATCAGGCAATACAAGCTGTTCGATTGGCTTGGGGGGAATAA